A region of the Bacteroidales bacterium genome:
GATTTACCGAGTTTGAAATTTGCTGTTGTGAGCGGGTTTTAATTTCAAAGCCCCATTGTTTAGCAAAAATACTAAATTGACGAAGTTTTTCGGGATTGGGTTTATCGTGGATTCGGTAAACAAAAGCTTTGGCACTTTCTTGACCTTTGCGTTTTCCGACATATTCAGCTACCTTCCGATTGGCAAGGAGCATAAATTCTTCGATTAGTTTATTCGAATCTTTTGTTTCTTTAAAATAAACACCAATGGGTTTCCCTTTTTCGTCGAGCTTAAATTTTACTTCTATTTTGTCGAAAGCCATTGCACCTTTTTTCATACGTTGTTGGCGTAAGATTTTGGCAAAGCGATCGAGGGTTAATAATTCTGTAGCAAATTCGCCTTCTTGTTTTTCGATTATTTCTTGTGCTTCGTCATAATTAAATCGGCGATTGCTTTTAATAATTGTTTTACCGAACCATTCGTCTTTGATGTTCATTTCGTCGTCAACTATAAAAACAGCCGAAAAGCAGAGTTTTTCTTCGTTAGGGCGTAATGAGCAAACTTTATTAGAGAGTTTTTCGGGTAACATGGGGACCACTCTATCGACCAAGTAAATAGATGTAGCACGCTTGTATGCTTCTAAATCAAGAACTGAGCCTTCCTGAACATAATAACTGACGTCGGCGATATGGACTCCTATTTCCCAAAGATTATTTTCTACTTTTTGTATTGAGAGAGCGTCGTCAAAATCTTTGGCATCGGCAGGGTCGATGGTAAAAGTGAGTATATTTCTGAAATCGCGACGTTTTTTATATTCTTCAGCTGGAATTTCGTCTGGAATTTGTTCGGCAGCTTTTTCTACTTCTTCGTTAAATCGAATGGGTAAATTGAATTCGGCTAAAATAGCATGCATTTCGGTTTGATGTTCGCCAGCTTTACCTAATATTTCAACAACTTCGCCTAATGGATTTTTGCTTCGTTCTGCCCATTCTACTATTTTAACAATTACCTTTTGACCATTTTTAGCTCCGTGCAAGTTTTCGAGTGGTATAAAAATATCGTAAGGATAAATTTTGGCATCAGTAACTAAAAATGCAAAAGAATGTGATATTTCAATGGTTCCAACGATGGTACGTTGCGAACGTTCGATTATTTCAACTACTACTCCTTCTAAAAAGTCCGATTTTTTTTGAGCAAAAAGGCGAAGCTTAACTTTATCGCCCGGTAGAGCTTTGTTTAAATAACGTGGGTAAATAGTAATTTCTTTGCCTGTATTTTCGTCAATAACAGTTCCAATGCCATGTGGGTTAATTTGCATAATGCCAATTACGGTTCCTGTTTCAGATTTTAAGCGATATTTGCCACGTTGAGCCTCTTCAAGAAAATCCTGACGAGCGAGCTCTTCTAATGCGTGTAATATTTCGTGTTTTTCGACAACATTTGTTATTTGAAGCTGTTTGCTAACTTGCTTGTAATTTAAACTACGTCCAGGGTTGTTAATAAAGAATCCTTTAACTATATTTATGATATTAGAATTCTGTCGTTTTTTTGATGCCATTGATATGATTATTAATTTAACAAAGATAACTGTTTTAAGTAACAGAAAGAAATGTTTATTCCGCTAAATAAGGGATATTAACTTTTATTTAATATAAAGTTGAAATAGGAATAATTTGCTGTTTTTTTGTTGATTAGTTGATTTTATTGGGTAATTCTTTTATAACATCATCAATTTTATCGTCAAAACGTAAATCTTGTATTTGCCAATGGTCGGTTGCGAAGTATAGAGTAAAAACAATTTTAATAGGTTGTCGGTCAAAAACCATCAAATATCCCATATGTACCAATGTATTGTTGACCTCTTTGTGCATGTATTTTTCGTAACGATAAAAATTGCCGATAATGGGCAAAGCCTTATCGAACTTAGCTTTTAAACTGGTAACGATTTCAGGATTCTGTTTTAAGTATTTATTTGTAGCAAAGACATATTCTAAACTGCGTTCTACTCCTTTGGTTTTAAAATAAATAAAAAACGAATCTGCTACTTCGTCTGGTGTTTTTTGAGCTAGTACCGATTGAATAATCAATATTACGAATAGTGTTAAAATAATGGTTCTCATATTTATGGTTTTTGTGATTCTATGGAAGCTATGTTATTTTTTAAATCGTTTGTCATCCAAGTTTTGAGTTTTCCAGAATCTTCAGAATAAATCAAAAATGCACTAAGTTTATTTTCTAAAATAAATTGTTTGCCTTTTTCTAATCCCATAACCATGATAGCAGTCGCTAAGGCGTCGGCATCGGTGCAAGACTTAGATAGGATTGTTGCACTTAATAAGTGATGATGCGTTGGGTATCCTGTATGAGGGTTAATGGTATGAGAGTACTTGGTACCATTTAATTCAACAAATTTGCGATAACTACCACTTGTAGCTAATGATATGTCGGTTATGGATAAAATTGTTTGTAATTCGCGATTGGTTTCATCGCTATTTTCAATGGGTTTATCAACGCCAACTTTCCACTTTTCGCCATTGGGGTTAACGCCCTTTACTTTAACCTCGCCACCTACTTCAACCATATAATTTTTAATTTTTTTTGATTCTAGAAGCATGGCTAATTTATCGACGGTATAACCTTGGGCAATAGCATTAACATCGAACTGAATTTGTGGGTAGTCTTTGATGATTTTGTTTTCTTTTAAATGAACTTTGTGCATACCTACATATTGCAGTAGGCTATCAATAGTTTGGCTATTTTTTATCATGGTATCTTTGGGTAAAAATCCCCAATATCGAACCAAAGGGGCAACGGTAATATCGAAAGCTCCATCGGTTTGTTGATATATTTTATATGAATTTCTGAATATTTCAATAAAATATCGGTCGGGTTCAACGGTAGAATCATTTCTATTGATACGGCTAATTATAGATGATGAGTCGTAAATAGAAAGCGAAGCCGAAATAGCATTTAATAATTTATAAATTTCTTGAACAGGAATGCTATCGGGGTTAGGTTGGTATTTTATATGAAAACTTCCGCCTTGTGTAAAGCCCTCGATAAAAATATACTCTTTATTGGGCTGTTTACAACCAATAATAATGAATGTTAAACCAAAAATACAAAACGTTATGAGTTTGCGCATAAATATGTTAAAATAAGCTATCAATGAGTTGATCGTTGGTAAAATTAGGTAAAGTAACTTTTAAAAGGGGTTCTTTTTCCATTGCACGTTTTATAGCAAAAATAGCTCCTTTATTACGAGCCCAGTTTCTGCGTGCAATACCGTTGTTAACATCCCAGTGAAGCATCATTTTTAAACGGCGGTCGGCATCGGGTGTACCATCGAGCACCATTCCAAATCCGCCATTTATTACTTCACCCCATCCAACGCCACCTCCGTTGTGAATAGAAACCCAGGTAGCTCCACGGAATGAGTCGCCAATAACATTTTGAATAGCCATATCAGCGGTGAACGAAGAACCATCGTATATGTTCGATGTTTCGCGGAATGGAGAATCCGTACCAGAAACATCGTGATGATCGCGACCTAAAACAATAGGAGCTGAAATTATACCGTTTTTAATTGCTTCGTTAAATGCTTTAGCTATTTCGATGCGTCCATCGGCATCGGCATATAAAATGCGGGCTTGACTACCTACCACTAATTTGTTTTTCTTCGCTTCGCGTATCCATTTAAGGTTATCGAGCATTTGTTGTTTAATTTCTTGTGGGGCAGTTTTAGCAAGTTTTTCGATGACGTCGCCCGCTATTTGGTCTGATTTATCTAAGTCGTCGGGATTGCCCGATGTACATACCCAGCGGAATGGTCCAAATCCGTAATCGAAGCACATAGGTCCCATAATATCTTGAACATAAGAAGGATATTTAAACAAACCATCGCTTTTTAAAATATCGGCACCGGCTCTGCTGGCTTCGAGCAAAAATGCGTTACCATAATCGAAGAAATACATGCCTCGTTGACTGAGTGTATTGATGGCTGCCACATGCCTACGCAGCGACGCATATACCATTTCTT
Encoded here:
- the rnr gene encoding ribonuclease R, which translates into the protein MASKKRQNSNIINIVKGFFINNPGRSLNYKQVSKQLQITNVVEKHEILHALEELARQDFLEEAQRGKYRLKSETGTVIGIMQINPHGIGTVIDENTGKEITIYPRYLNKALPGDKVKLRLFAQKKSDFLEGVVVEIIERSQRTIVGTIEISHSFAFLVTDAKIYPYDIFIPLENLHGAKNGQKVIVKIVEWAERSKNPLGEVVEILGKAGEHQTEMHAILAEFNLPIRFNEEVEKAAEQIPDEIPAEEYKKRRDFRNILTFTIDPADAKDFDDALSIQKVENNLWEIGVHIADVSYYVQEGSVLDLEAYKRATSIYLVDRVVPMLPEKLSNKVCSLRPNEEKLCFSAVFIVDDEMNIKDEWFGKTIIKSNRRFNYDEAQEIIEKQEGEFATELLTLDRFAKILRQQRMKKGAMAFDKIEVKFKLDEKGKPIGVYFKETKDSNKLIEEFMLLANRKVAEYVGKRKGQESAKAFVYRIHDKPNPEKLRQFSIFAKQWGFEIKTRSQQQISNSVNQMLEQIRLKPERDILENMAIRAMAKAVYSSKNIGHYGLAFDYYTHFTSPIRRYPDLMVHRLLERYLNKEKSVHAEQLEVKCKHSSEMEQLAADAERASIKYKQIEYMSDKIGQRFKGFISGMTEWGIFVQLPETKAEGMIALRDMDDDFYIYDEERMEVYGRKYKKRYRMGDTVTIEVLKINLEKRHLDFKMIHSSFS
- a CDS encoding FAD:protein FMN transferase — protein: MRKLITFCIFGLTFIIIGCKQPNKEYIFIEGFTQGGSFHIKYQPNPDSIPVQEIYKLLNAISASLSIYDSSSIISRINRNDSTVEPDRYFIEIFRNSYKIYQQTDGAFDITVAPLVRYWGFLPKDTMIKNSQTIDSLLQYVGMHKVHLKENKIIKDYPQIQFDVNAIAQGYTVDKLAMLLESKKIKNYMVEVGGEVKVKGVNPNGEKWKVGVDKPIENSDETNRELQTILSITDISLATSGSYRKFVELNGTKYSHTINPHTGYPTHHHLLSATILSKSCTDADALATAIMVMGLEKGKQFILENKLSAFLIYSEDSGKLKTWMTNDLKNNIASIESQKP